Within Candidatus Kaelpia aquatica, the genomic segment AAAATAAATTTAGAACATTTGCAACGATACTATTAGTAGCAATTTCTCTTTATTTCTTTTTAACTAGCATAGGTTTAATGGGTAAAGCATTCAAGGGTTTCGGGGGAGAATTTGCTGAAATATTGCTGAGAACTACTTCAAATCCTTTTGTTGCTCTATTTGTGGGAATTCTTGCTACAAGTCTAGTTCAGAGTTCCTCGACCACTACTTCTATTGTTGTAGGTATGGTTGCTTCAGGGATGATAACCGTTGGTAACGCTATTCCTATAGTAATGGGGGCTAATATAGGGACAACTGTGACAAATACATTAGTTGCATTGGGTCATATTACACGTAGGGAAGAATTCAAACGGGCTATTAGCGGAGCGACTGTTCATGATTTTTTTAATTTGATATGTGTAGCTATATTATTTCCATTGGAACTAGGAACTGGTTTCTTACAAAAATCTGCTACATTCTTATCTATGTCATTTGTTAATGCTGGCGGTATTAAGTTTACAAGCCCGATAAAGATGGCAATAGATCCAACCATTGATTTTACAAAGTATGTATTTACTAAATTTTTGAATTTACCTCACCATCTAGCTTATTCTTTGATTTTAATAGTATCGATAATTATGCTTTTCCTTTCTTTGTTTTCTATCGTAAGGTTAATGAAATCATTGGTTATAAATAGAACTGAATCTGTATTGGATAAAGTAATAGGAAAAAACGGATTTATAGGTATATTTGCAGGATTATTATTTACTATTGTTGTACAAAGTAGCTCAATAACAACTTCTCTTCTAATCCCTTTAATAGGTGCAGGTATTATTACCGTTGAAACTATATTTCCTATAACTATGGGAGCAAACATCGGTACTACCACTACTGCAATTTTAGCCTCATTTGCAACAGGTAATCCCGCAGCAATAACAATAGCATTTGTACATTTCTTATTTAATATAACAGGTGTGCTATTTATTTATCCTATAAAAATAATGCGAAGTATACCTATAAATTTAGCAAAGAATTTTGGTAATTTAGCGTTTAAGAAAAGAAGATATGCTTTGATTTATGTTTTCAGCATATTCTTTTTGATTCCAGGGCTACTAATTGTTATTTCAAAATTAATAAAATAGGAGGTAATTATGTTTGAGACTTTAATAAAAATATGGAAGAAAAAAAATCTTCTACCACAGGTGTTTGACGAATTTCAGGAGATACTTGTTAACGCACATGAAATGTTTGACTCTGTGTGTAAAAAACTAATTGATAATGAAGAAGTACCCTCTTTGAGGAAGAAGATTTACGAGATTGATGAAAATATTAATAGATTGCAGAAAGATATAAGAACAAAAGTCGTAGAACATCTAATATTTCAACCAGCAGTGGATGTGTCCGTATGCCTTCTTTTGATGAGTGTTGTAAAAGATGCAGAAAGACTGGGAGATTATTGTAAAAATCTGCTGGAAGTGGTTTACATTCTGGGAAAACCTATAGATAAGAAGAAATATTTGTATTTCTTTGACGTTATGGATAAAAAAATATCTGAATTGTTTAAAAAGACAAAAGAAGCTTTCATTGAATCAGATGAAAAAAAATCAATTACTGCATGGGATTATGAGACAAAGATAGTAAAACGTTGCGATGAGATAGTTGAGGAACTTGCAAAAAGCAGCTTATCTATTAATGAGGGTGTATGTCTTACTTTGATTGCGAGATATTTTAAACGGTTGACAGCCCATTTAACTAATATTGCTACTTCAGTAGTTCTACCTATAAGCGAATTAGATCATTATGATGAAGGGAGGAGAAAAGAAAGTGTTACAGATTGAGAAAAAAATAATTACCGTTCTTATTGTAGTGATAGGACTATTTACCACAATATGCTTTGCTTTTGATAATAATGATTTTCAATATTGGAATACAGAAAGCATTTCTTGGAAGATTAGCGATGACTGGAAAGCACAGCTTGAAACAGAATTTCGCTACGGAGATAATGCAAGTGATTTTTACTATCAACATTCAGATATAGGTCTTACTTATTCGGGGGCAGCTAAATGGCTGGATTTTGGCTTTAATTATAGGCAAATATTCGAAGAAAAGAATAGTATTTGGCAATATGAGAATGTACCCCATTTTAATGCAACTTTAAAATGGGAACTGTTAGATTATCTATTTAGCAATAGAATGAGGTTTGAATATAAAAACAAAGAGGGATCAGATAATTATTGGAGATATAGGAATAAAATTACAGTAAAAATACCAATAAAACTAACAAATCTTGAAATTCAACCCTATATAGCAGATGAGATATTTTATGACTTTGACGAAGAAATCTTTAATAAAAATAGGCTCTATGCTGGGTTTAATTTTAGATTATTCAAACATTTAAAAGTAGAGACTTTTTACCTCTGGCAAAATAGCAAAAATAGTAGTGGCTGGAGCGATATTTGTGCTTTAGGAGCAAAGTTAAAATTATTTTTTTGATATATAGTTATGACTTCCCCCCCCCATTAGTTGTGCCAGTCCTCAAGAGAGAGCTAAGAGAAATTTCCCTGAAGAAAAGATCTATTCTATTTTTGGCGGATTTCATTTAAAAGATAAGAGTAAGGATGAGATAGGGGCTATAGCTGAGAGATTTAGGGAGCTAGGGGTAGAGAGAGTTGGACCTACTCATTGTAGCGGTAAAGAAGCAGAAGATATTTTTAAGAAGCAATATGGTAGCAAGTTCATCGAAGTAAAGACAGGGGCTTCTTTTGAGGTTTAAAAAATATTGTTTATTTATTATTATGATTGGATTTGATGAATAAAATATAAATTAAAATGGATAGTTATCATTTCTGTGGTACACTTAATATAGGTGCGTAGTCGCACTAAAATAAGATGCAATGTGGCGTTCGAGAGAGCGCCTTTTTTGTTTTTGGACAAGGGCGTTATATGTTATTGTTAGCAACAGACGAACGTTTTTTTATTAGAGGCGACGAGTAGATGGATTTTAGAATATTATTAGAAAAGATAACCCCTAGGCTTAAATATATTGCGCGTATGAATACGCTCTATGGTTTTTATAGCCAAGACGACCTTTTTCAAGAGATGTGCATTTATCTCTGGCAACAATATAGATATGGATTACCTATAGGGATAAACGAATCTTATGTAGTTAAAGGTTGTGAGTTTCATTTAAAGAATTTTCTTCGTAAGGGAAGACCTAAGATAGTGCTCTCCAGTCTTGATGAATCAATATGTTCGGGGGGCATAACATTGGTCGATATTCTTGAAGATGATAAGGCGGATTCTAAATCAAGAATAGAGGCTAGATTAACTATAGATGATATTAAAGATTTAGGCTTAACAGATAAGGAAAATTCAGTGTTGTCTTTGCTTTTAAAAGGCCATACCATGCGTGAAATTGCAGTTAAACTAGACGTATCTCATGTTATGGTATTGAAATATAAGAATAATATAAGAAAGAAATGGAAAAAGAAGGGTTACCAAAAGTGATTAATATTAACTTAAGTATGTAGAAGCTTAAAACACAAAGTCGTGTAAACTCAAAGGCGTTTCTTAGATAAGAACGTCTTTTTTGTTTTTAAGAAAGAAAAAACTGAAAAAGGAGACTAACGTGCTAAAGAGGAAAGCGGTTTATAGTTTGTCTACGCTCATTATCTTGTTTAGTATACTTTCTGCTGTACAAGCAGAAGCTTTGGAAGATATTGAAATCTCGATAGACATAGCGGTCTATTCTAAATATATCTGGCGTGGTTTTAAACTCGATGACGACCCTGTTTTACAATCCGGAGTGTATGTCAGTAGCCATGGTTTTGATTTCAGTGTCTGGGGTACCGCTGACCTAGAGAATGATGATTCTTTAAACTCAGATGAGATGGATTATTCATTAAGTTACACCTATGACTTGAGGAATAAATTGAATCTTCCTATGTCTATATCAGGAGGGTATACATATTATGATTTTCCACCAGTTGATACCAATAGTCAGGAGTTCTTCGTAGGTTTTGCATTAGATGGTGTCCTATCTCCTGCTTTAACTTGGTATCACGATTTTGAAGATGAAAGCCAGGGTGGCGGTAAGGGCGATTATATAATTGCTGAAATTAGTCATTCTATCAAAATAGAAAGTTCTCCTGTAACAGTCAATCTATCAGGTCATGTAGGCTATAATAATGAGTTGTTTATCAATGGAGATGGTGGTGATATAGGTTGTGAAGTAGGATTGACGTTCAACTTGTCAGATAATTGTTCTCTCTCTCCAAGTGTAAGTTATTCTATTCCTTTTGGTGATCTAAGCGATTCTAGCGATGGTAATCAAGATAATGAATTTTATGGTGGCGTTGCTTTAAGTTTTAATCTTTAAATTTAAGGAGGTGTATTATGGATGTTAGTTATGCAACAACAGTAGGCATTGATACACTCTGGGTTTTAATAGCTGCATTTTTGGTTTTTTTCATGCAAGCGGGATTTGGTATGGTTGAAGCAGGCTTTATTCGTTCTAAAAATACCTGTAACATACTTACGAAGAATTTTTTAGATTTTTGTATGGCATCTTTAGGATTCTTTATGTTTGGGTATGCGATTATGTTTGGGACAGGAAACGGATTTATGGGTTTTACGGGTTTTTTCCTTAAAGGTGCTGAATCAGGAGCTGACATACCAATATATGCTTTCTGGCTTTTCCAAGCCGCATTTTGTGGTGCAGCAGCAACTATTGTTGCAGGAGGCATGGCTGAGAGAATGAAATTTAAGGCCTATCTTATATATTCATTTATTATATCAGCTTTGATCTATCCTACGGTAGGTCATTGGATTTGGGGTGGAGGCTGGCTTGCAAAGATTGGTTTTGCAGATTTTGCAGGTTCAACAGTCGTCCATGCTGTAGGTGGCTTTGCTGCTTTAATAGGAACAATTATACTTAAGCCCAGAATAGGTAAATATAATGTAGATGGTTCAGCCAATGTAATAGCGGGACATAATATACCACTTGCTTCTTTAGGGGTATTTATTCTATGGTTTGGTTGGTTTGGTTTTAATCCTGGTTCGACTTTATCTGTGGGAGATGGCTCTCTCATAAGTAGAGTTGCAATTAATACAAATCTTGCAGCAGCAGCGGGTGGTATTATGGCTATGATTGTGGTCTGGAAGCTATTCGGCAAACCAGATCTATCTATGGCTATGAATGGTGCACTCGCAGGATTGGTGGCTGTCACAGCTCCTTGTGCATTTATTGAGCCTTGGGCGGCTATAACCATAGGAACGGTAGCAGGATTTATTGTAATTGTTGGAGTTTTATTCTTAGATAGAATCAGAGTGGATGATCCAGTTGGAGCTGTTGCAGTCCATGGCTTTAACGGTATTTGGGGAACTCTGTCTGTAGGGCTGTTTGGACAGAAAGTATTAGGGCTAATCAACGATGGATTATTTTATGGTGGTGGATTTAAACAGCTTGGAATACAAGCATTAGGATGTTTGACTGTAGTGCTGTTTATTATAGCTACTATGGGAGTTGTGTTTAAATTAATAGATTTCTTTATAGGGCTTAGAGTTTCAAAAGAAGAGGAGCTAAAAGGTTTAGATATCACTGAACATGGCATGGAATCTTATGCTGGGTTCCAAATATTTACTACTGAATAATAAGGAGGTATAGAGATGAGATTAATAATAGCTATGATACAGCCTCATAAATTGCCTGATGTTAAAAAAGCCTTATATGATGCAGATGTTCACAAGATGACAGTTACTAATGCCCTAGGTTGCGGTCAACAGAGAGGTTATACCGAAACCTATAGAGGTGTTATGCAAGAGGTCAATCTGCTTAAGAAGGTTAGACTCGAGATTGCTGTAAACAAAGATTTTGTTGAGCCTACTGTTAAGGCAATTGTAAAAGGAGCTAACACAGGTAGCATAGGAGATGGAAAGATATTTGTTTTAGATCTTCCAGAGTGTATCAGGATTAGAACTGGTGAATCTGGAAATAATGCAATAGGTTAAAAAATAGGTTACCAAAATAGTTGTTTTTTTACTTCTGTATATAGAAGTGCTAAAATTATAGGCAAGTGTGCACAAAGAGAGTGCATAGATAAACTGAGGACAAAGAGGTCTTAAGCTGGATAGCTTGAGATTTTTTTATTTTAAGGTGAAAATTAAGGAGGTAAAGATGGAGAAGAGAACAAAAGCAGATATCTTGAAATTGACGAAAGAGAATGATGTAAAATTCATAAGACTTTGGTTCACAGACATGTTGGGGCAGGTTAAGAGTTTCGCTATTACTGACAAAGAGTTTGAGAATGCACTTGAAAATGGTATGGGTTTTGACGGTTCTTCCATCACTGGTTATCAGGATATAGAAGAATCAGATATGATTGCTATGCCGGATCCGGATACATTCGCTATTCTTCCTTGGCGTCCAGGCGAAAAGGCTGTTGCTAGAATGATATGTAATGTCTTGAATCCAGATAAGACACCCTATGAAGGCGATCCACGCTATGTGCTAAAAAAAGCTATTAAGAGAGCAAGCGATATGGGTTTTGACCATTTCTATCTTGGCCCTGAGCTCGAGTTCTTCTATTTTAAAAATGATGAATCTACAGATACTCTTGATAAAGGAGGATACTTTGACCTTACGACACTTGATGTTGCAAGTGATTTAAGAAGAGAGACTGTTCTTACACTTGAAAAGATGGGTATAGATGTAGAATATTCCCACCATGAAGTGGCGCCATCGCAGCATGAAGTTGATATGCGCTATAAAGACGCTCTAGAGATGGCAGATAACGTTATAACTTATAGGATTGTTGTTAAAGAGATTGCAAGTAAGTTTGGCGTCTATGCTACATTTATGCCTAAACCTATATTCGGAGAGAATGGATCAGGGATGCACGTACATCAATCTCTGTTTAAAGGAACTAAGAATGCTTTCTTTGATTCAAAATCAGAAGATTTTCTATCAGATACTGCACGTCAATATATAGCAGGATTATTGAAACATTCTAAAGAGATATGCTCTATCTTCGCCCAAACTACAAACTCATATAAAAGGTTGGTTCCTGGGTATGAGGCTCCTGTCTATGTGGCTTGGAGCAGAAGGAATAGGAGTGCTCTTGTTAGGGTGCCCTTATATCATCCAGGTCAAGAGAAAGCTACGAGATGCGAGTTTAGAGCTTGTGATCCAGCTTGCAATCCTTATCTTACTTTTGCCGTTATGCTGCAGGCAGGTCTAGATGGAATAGAGAATGGTTATGAAATACCTAAAGCTATGGAAGAGAATCTGTACCACTTAAACGATGCAGAGAGAAAAGCCAAAGGCATAGATACGCTTCCAGATAGTTTGGGCCATGCTATATCTGTAACTGAAAATAGTAGTCTTGTTAAAAAGACATTGGGAGATCATATATTCTCTAGATTTATAGAGATAAAGAAAAAAGAGTGGAATGAATATAAAATTCAAGTTCCTCAGTATGAGCTTGATAAATATTTATCGGTTCTTTGATTTTTATATATAGCTCTATTGAAGTACGATCTTTGATAGGGCGGGAGTTGGTTGATTAGTATGAAATATAATGCATATTATAAGAGGATGGGTCTTTATTACAGCGTGATTGAAGCTACAGAGAAGCCTCTTATTGAAAATACACTTAAGACTACATATGGTAATCAGCTAAAGGCTGCAAAAATATTAGGTATAAATAGGAATACTTTAAGAAGCAAGATAAAGAAATTAGGCATCGAATTAAATAAATAAAAATTTAGTAATAACATTTTTTTTGTGGAGGAATGATTAATGTTTAGGCAGGTTCCGAAACAGCAAGGATTATATTATCCAGAATTTGAAAAAGATTCTTGCGGAGTGGGATTTGTCGCTAATATTGATGGATCTAGTTCAAATCATATTATAAAGCAGGGTATAGAAGTTTTACGTAGCCTATCACATCGCGGTGCTGTAGGTGCAGATCCCGATACTGGTGATGGCGCGGGTCTATTAATACAGATGCCTCACGATTTTCTTTATAAAGCTGCTGGTGATTTGGGGATAAAACTTCCAGATCGATCTGAATATGGTAGCGGTTTGGTGTTTTTACCGCGTGACAGTGGAGACAGAGAGCTTTGTAAGAAGATATTTCAGAAAGTTATCAAAGATGAAGGACAACATTTTTTAGGCTGGCGTAAAGTACCTGTAGATAGTTCTTGCATAGGTAGAAGCGCTAAAGATACAGAGCCGATTTTTGAGCAGATATTTATAGCCAGAGATAATGGTATAAAAAATCAGCTTGAATTTGAAAGAAAACTTTATGTAATCAGAAGAGAGGTAGAGAATGCTGTATTAAAGTCTTCATTGGAAGACAAAAACTCTTTCTATATTACTAATATTTCAAGCCGGACTCTTTCCTATAAAGGCTTGTTAACTCCTGAGCAGGTTGAAGATTTCTTCTTAGACCTTAAGGATAAAAGTTTAAAGAGTGCTTTATGCTTAGTCCATTCTCGCTACAGCACTAATACTTTTCCTAGTTGGAATTTAGCTCAGCCTTTCAGATTTCTTGCCCACAATGGTGAAATAAATACGCTACGTGGAAATATTAATTGGGTTAGTGCGAGAGAGCGGTTGCTTAACAGCCCTCTGTTTGGCTCAGACATGGAAAAGCTAAAACCTGTTATATCGAAAGGTGGTAGTGATTCCGCTGCGATAGATAATATCTTTGAGTTTTTGGTTTTATCAGGTAGGACTTTGGAGCATGCCATGATGATGCTTATACCGGAAGCTTGGGAATATGACAATCTTATGGACAGCAAACTTAAAGAGTTTTATAAATACCATGCTTGCCTTATGGAACCGTGGGATGGCCCAGCTGCTGTAGCCTTTACTGATGGTAAGAATATAGGAGCTGTTTTAGATAGGAATGGTTTGCGTCCTGCTAGGTATATTATAACCAAGAGTGGATTTGTGGTTATGGCTTCTGAAGTTGGCGTTTTAGATATAGATCCTTCTGAGATTGAAACCTCGGGTAGATTAGAACCAGGTAAAATATTTTTTATTAATACTGAGAAAGGTTCTATAGTGCATGACTCTGAGATCAAAAAGCAGTTAGCTTATCATAAGCCTTACGCTAAATGGAATAGAGATAATATGGTAGATATAGATGATATATCTACCATAGACGAGACTCCTAATATAAAGGATGTTTTAGTCAATCTTTCTGCTTTTGGCTACTCCAGAGAAGATTTAAAAATTATACTTAAGCCGATGATTGAAGATGGTAAGGAACCTGTTGGATCTATGGGTAACGATACTCCGTATGCTTTTTTATCAAAAGAACCGTTGCTACTTTATGATTATTTTAGGCAGTTATTTGCTCAGGTTACCAATCCGGCTATAGACCCCATAAGAGAGAAGATTGTTATGAGCATGGAAAGCTTCATAGGCCCTAGCAGTAATATCTTAGACGAGAGCGCTGAGCATAGTCATAAATTGAGGGTTAAAAATCCTATATTAAGCAACAATGAGCTTAGCAAGATAGCTAATATAAGCATCAATGGCTTTAAAGCGAAGAAGATATATTCATTTTTTGATTCCAATGGTTCTGTAGAAGGTTTTATTAATGCGTTGGATAGAATCTGTTTTGAAGCAGAGTATGCTATAGAAGCTGGTTATTCTTTTATAATTTTGAGTGATAGAGGTTCTGATAAAAATAATATTGCACTGCCAGCTCTTTTAGCAGTAAGTGCAGTACACCATCATCTTGTAAGGAAGACTATCCGTTCTCAGGTTGCCTTAATAGTAGAGAGCGCTGAGCCAAGAGAGGTACACCACTTTGCTTTACTTTTTGGTTATGGGGCAGATTGTGTAAATCCCTATCTAGCTTACGAAGCGATACAATATATGATAGATAGGGGCGAAGTTGATACAGAGGTTAAGGAAGCGCTATATAATTACAATAAAGTTTTAAGAGATGGTCTGTTAAAAATTCTTTCTAAGATGGGAATATCTACTTTAAGGAGTTATCGCGGGGCACAGATATTTGAGATATTAGGTTTAGATAATAAATTAGTAGAGAAGCATTTCTCTAATACCATTTCACGTATTGGAGGAGTTGGACTAAGGATTATAGCAGAAGAGACTATTAAGAGACATAAGAATGCCTATTTAAAGAGAGAGCCTAAAGGTGTGCATTTAAAGAGTGGGGGTATATACCAGTGGAAGAAAGACGGAGAGTCTCATCTCTGGAACCCAGAGAGCATTTTAAATCTACAGATTGCCGCACGGAATAATGATTATGAAAAATACAAAAAGTTTGCATCTATGATAAATAATCAAAATGATAATCCTACTACATTACGAAGTCTATTTAATTTTAACGATACAGAGCCTATATCTATTAATGAAGTTGAGCCAGCCAGTAGTATCATGAAGAGATTTGCTACTGGAGCTATGAGTTTTGGTTCTATAAGTAGGGCTGCACATGAGACTATAGCTATTGCAATGAATAGAATAGGTGGAAAATCAAATACCGGTGAAGGTGGAGAGGATCCAGGCAGATTTTTTGAACTTCCCAATGGGGATTCAAAGAGAAGTTCAATAAAACAGGTTGCTTCTGGTAGGTTCGGGGTAACATTGAATTATCTTGTTAATGCAGATGAGATACAGATAAAAATCTCTCAAGGTGCAAAACCTGGAGAAGGCGGGCAGTTGCCGGGGCATAAAGTAAGTGATATTATTGCAAGGACTCGATATACAACGCCAGGAGTTACTCTTATATCTCCGCCTCCGCATCATGATATATATTCTATAGAAGATCTTGCCCAATTAATATTTGATCTAAAAAATGCTAATCCTAAAGCTCGAATAAGCGTTAAGCTTGTTTCTGAAGTAGGCGTTGGAACGGTTGCTGCCGGTGTCGCAAAATGTCATGCAGATATGATTCTTATCTCAGGTGGAGATGGAGGTACAGGTGCAGCTCCAAGGAGTTCTATAAGATATGCAGGGTTGCCTTGGGAGCTAGGTCTATCTGAAACACACCAGACGCTTCTGTTGAATAATCTACGTTCTAGAGTACGCTTGCAGGCTGATGGTCAGATGCGTACTGGTCGAGATATAGCCATAGCTACTCTATTAGGAGCTGAAGAGTATTGTTTTTGCAGCGCTGTTTTAGTTGTAATGGGATGTATTATGTTGAGACACTGCCATTTAAATAACTGTTCTGTTGGCATAGCTACGCAAGATGAAATATTGCAGAAGAGATTTAAAGGTAAGCCTGATCATATAGTTAACTATTTAACATTTGTAACAGAAGAGCTCCGCGAGATTATGGCAAAATTAGGTATCAAGAGTATAGATGAGATGGTTGGACATACAGAGTTTATCTATCTAGATAAGAATATTGTCTCTGAAAAGTGTAGGAGTATAGATTATTCTCAAATTATCTATAAGCCAACAATGTTAAACAACAAAGCTAATAGTAGTTCTAAAAAAGTGGGGATAGATCTTGATAATGTTTTAGATAGAAAATTAATCAAAGAATCCATTGAATTTATAGGTAAAAATAAGACTATCAACATTCAGTGTCAGATTAAGAGTACCGATAGAGCTGTAGGTACAATGTTAAGCGGGGAGATATGTAGAAAGTACGGTGATAATGTATTATTAGAAGATTCTATTGTCTGTGATTTTCGAGGCGTAGCAGGCCAGAGCTTTGGTGCTTTCCTTATTAAAGGTATAACTTTCAAGCTTCAAGGGATGGCCAATGATTATATTGGTAAAGGCATGTCTGGAGGTAAGATCATTATTTATCCGGATAGAGAAACGACATATAGGGCTGAGGATAATATTATAGTAGGCAATACCTCTTTCTATGGAGCCATATCTGGAGAAGCATATATACGTGGTGTTGCAGGGGAGAGATTCTCCGTAAGGAATTCAGGCCTATATGCTGTCGTTGAAGGTGTTGGAGATCACGGTTGTGAATATATGACCGGAGGTAGAGTTATCGTGCTAGGTAAGACAGGAAGAAACTTTGCTGCTGGTATGTCGGGCGGCATAGCTTATGTGTATGATTTAGATGATAAGTTTAGATCTAGATGCAATATAGACATGGTTGAATTAGGTAAAATAAATAGAGAGGATATGGATACTATATACTTCTTGTTGAGTAATCATTTTAAATATACAGATAGTAGCAGGGCTAAATATATATTAGATAATATAAAGGAAGAGAGAGAAAAGTTTATAAAGGTTATGCCGCTAGAGTATAAAAGAGTGTTGAGCAATAGGAAGATAGATAGAGTTGATATTTTGGAGAGCTCAGATGGGTGATATCAGAGGGTTCTTAAAAAGGGGAAGAAAGGATTTAGGCTGCAGAAATGTATCTGAACGTGTAGAGGATTTTAACAATGTTTATCTACCGCCATCTAAAGATAGTTCCATGGAGCAAGCTTCACGCTGTATGGACTGTGCTACTCCTTTCTGCCATTGGGCTTGTCCATTAGGTAACTATATACCAGAATGGAATGACTATCTATTTAAAGGTAACTGGAGAGAGGCTTTAAAATTACTTGATGCTACAAACAATATGCCTGAGATAACAGGCAGGCTCTGTCCTGCGCTATGTGAGTATTCTTGTGTCTTAGGTTTAAATAGTGATGCAATATCTATACGTGATAATGAGCTTTCGATAATAGAGGCTGGATTCAAAGAAGGCCTTATAGCGCCTCATATTATAGAAGATAGAACAAACAAGAATGTAGCTATTATTGGTTCTGGACCTGCTGGCTTATCTTGCGCTGCTCAACTTAATAGAGCAGGTCATAATGTGACTGTTTTTGAACGAGATAATAAGATTGGCGGTATACTTCGTTATGGAATACCAGATTTTAAATTAGAGAAAGAGATATTAGACAGACGTATCAAAATTTGGGAAGAAGAAGGAATTGATTTTAAAGTGAATATAGAGGTTGGCGAAGATTATTCTGCAGAAGAATTATTGGAGGATTTTGATGCTGTCTGTTTAGCTTGCGGCTCTCGTGTGCCTAGAGATCTTAATATAAAAGGTAGAGAGTTAAGAGGAATATACTTTGCTATGGACTATCTTATCCAGGCTAACTATATTGCATCTAAAGAGACCATAGATAAAGATGATTGTATAAATGTTAAAGATAAAAAAGTCGTAGTCATAGGAGGTGGTGATACTGGGGCAGATTGTGTAGGTACCTCTCATAGGAACGGTGCTAAGAGTGTTATCCAAATAGAGGTTATGCCTAAGCCACCAGAATGTCGCGGAGATAATGAACCTTGGCCTTTATATCCTACACTGTTTAAGACTTCAACTAGTCATGAAGAAGGAGGTCAGAGAGAATGGTCTGTGCTGACTAAGAAGTTTTTGGGTAGAGATGGCGCTATCAATAAAATATCTTGTGTAAAAATAGAATTTGAAAAAGAGAGCGAAAATAGCTGCCCATCAATGAGAGAGATACCCGGAAGTGAATTTGAGATAGAGGCAGATATTGTTATACTAGCTATAGGTTTTTTACATACTGAAAAATCTACGTTACTTAGTAAGCTCAGCATTGTATTTGATGAGAGAGGCAATGTTAAAACAGATGATTGCTATATGACTTCGGCTAAAAATATATTCTCTGCAGGCGATATGAGGATAGGACAATCTTTGGTAGCATGGGCTATATCAGAAGGACGTAAGGCAGCTTATTCTATGGATAAGTATTTAATGGGGGACAGTAATCTAGCTGTTATGTAAAGGATTCTTAATATGATAACTACAGGTATAAGAGGTTTAGATCGAATTATTACAGGTTTAAAAGCAGGAGATAATGTAGTCTGGCAGATAGATGATGTTAAAGACTACATGGATATCTTAAAACCATTTGTAGAGAAGGCATTAGAAGATAACAAAAGAGTTGTGTATATTAGATTTGCTTCTCATCAAGAATTAGTTCCAGAGTCAGACAAGGTTAAGCGC encodes:
- a CDS encoding helix-turn-helix domain-containing protein, which produces MKYNAYYKRMGLYYSVIEATEKPLIENTLKTTYGNQLKAAKILGINRNTLRSKIKKLGIELNK
- a CDS encoding glutamine synthetase family protein, encoding MEKRTKADILKLTKENDVKFIRLWFTDMLGQVKSFAITDKEFENALENGMGFDGSSITGYQDIEESDMIAMPDPDTFAILPWRPGEKAVARMICNVLNPDKTPYEGDPRYVLKKAIKRASDMGFDHFYLGPELEFFYFKNDESTDTLDKGGYFDLTTLDVASDLRRETVLTLEKMGIDVEYSHHEVAPSQHEVDMRYKDALEMADNVITYRIVVKEIASKFGVYATFMPKPIFGENGSGMHVHQSLFKGTKNAFFDSKSEDFLSDTARQYIAGLLKHSKEICSIFAQTTNSYKRLVPGYEAPVYVAWSRRNRSALVRVPLYHPGQEKATRCEFRACDPACNPYLTFAVMLQAGLDGIENGYEIPKAMEENLYHLNDAERKAKGIDTLPDSLGHAISVTENSSLVKKTLGDHIFSRFIEIKKKEWNEYKIQVPQYELDKYLSVL
- the gltB gene encoding glutamate synthase large subunit; amino-acid sequence: MFRQVPKQQGLYYPEFEKDSCGVGFVANIDGSSSNHIIKQGIEVLRSLSHRGAVGADPDTGDGAGLLIQMPHDFLYKAAGDLGIKLPDRSEYGSGLVFLPRDSGDRELCKKIFQKVIKDEGQHFLGWRKVPVDSSCIGRSAKDTEPIFEQIFIARDNGIKNQLEFERKLYVIRREVENAVLKSSLEDKNSFYITNISSRTLSYKGLLTPEQVEDFFLDLKDKSLKSALCLVHSRYSTNTFPSWNLAQPFRFLAHNGEINTLRGNINWVSARERLLNSPLFGSDMEKLKPVISKGGSDSAAIDNIFEFLVLSGRTLEHAMMMLIPEAWEYDNLMDSKLKEFYKYHACLMEPWDGPAAVAFTDGKNIGAVLDRNGLRPARYIITKSGFVVMASEVGVLDIDPSEIETSGRLEPGKIFFINTEKGSIVHDSEIKKQLAYHKPYAKWNRDNMVDIDDISTIDETPNIKDVLVNLSAFGYSREDLKIILKPMIEDGKEPVGSMGNDTPYAFLSKEPLLLYDYFRQLFAQVTNPAIDPIREKIVMSMESFIGPSSNILDESAEHSHKLRVKNPILSNNELSKIANISINGFKAKKIYSFFDSNGSVEGFINALDRICFEAEYAIEAGYSFIILSDRGSDKNNIALPALLAVSAVHHHLVRKTIRSQVALIVESAEPREVHHFALLFGYGADCVNPYLAYEAIQYMIDRGEVDTEVKEALYNYNKVLRDGLLKILSKMGISTLRSYRGAQIFEILGLDNKLVEKHFSNTISRIGGVGLRIIAEETIKRHKNAYLKREPKGVHLKSGGIYQWKKDGESHLWNPESILNLQIAARNNDYEKYKKFASMINNQNDNPTTLRSLFNFNDTEPISINEVEPASSIMKRFATGAMSFGSISRAAHETIAIAMNRIGGKSNTGEGGEDPGRFFELPNGDSKRSSIKQVASGRFGVTLNYLVNADEIQIKISQGAKPGEGGQLPGHKVSDIIARTRYTTPGVTLISPPPHHDIYSIEDLAQLIFDLKNANPKARISVKLVSEVGVGTVAAGVAKCHADMILISGGDGGTGAAPRSSIRYAGLPWELGLSETHQTLLLNNLRSRVRLQADGQMRTGRDIAIATLLGAEEYCFCSAVLVVMGCIMLRHCHLNNCSVGIATQDEILQKRFKGKPDHIVNYLTFVTEELREIMAKLGIKSIDEMVGHTEFIYLDKNIVSEKCRSIDYSQIIYKPTMLNNKANSSSKKVGIDLDNVLDRKLIKESIEFIGKNKTINIQCQIKSTDRAVGTMLSGEICRKYGDNVLLEDSIVCDFRGVAGQSFGAFLIKGITFKLQGMANDYIGKGMSGGKIIIYPDRETTYRAEDNIIVGNTSFYGAISGEAYIRGVAGERFSVRNSGLYAVVEGVGDHGCEYMTGGRVIVLGKTGRNFAAGMSGGIAYVYDLDDKFRSRCNIDMVELGKINREDMDTIYFLLSNHFKYTDSSRAKYILDNIKEEREKFIKVMPLEYKRVLSNRKIDRVDILESSDG